The window TTCCCACCGGGGCAATTCCTTCACCACACCGCCGCTTTACTACTCACcaggtaaatattttttcatccattcattctcTGAATGGTTTACCctctgtaatatatatatttttttaaatatgagattaatgacaaatgatgtgtgtgtgcagatgACAAAGCAGGGCACCAGGTGAGGATATATCACATTCGCTCGCCCCTTCGATATCCTTcggcttcttctttgtttgaCTTTCCAACGGGGGGGATACGCCCCACCAAGTCTCCTTCTCAAGGTACCTGCTGGCTAATTCGCCTCCATTTTGAATACAACTACACACATAATAAACAAGTAGTTGTGACTGCATGAACCAAAATATGACTACTAAGTACTTTGATTAACAGGGATTGATTTAGGTTTTTCCTGTTTAACTCGATCActcgatgtatttttttttttttttttacgacaggTTCAGTTggaaaaagttagaaaaaaaagagaaacaattattttcagaaggtgaattctgactttatttctatactttattttttttaaatgtaaaaaaatgaatggatgtttaaggaatgtaagttgtaattttattttgggtTATATTTTAGTAATCagcccctgttttttttttatgtgcaaaacacatcacaagtcaaaatggcggtgtTATGCTGCTTTCGAGGAGGGtttgaagtcggatttatcctaCTCTGTGTGTCTCAGTTCTGCcctcaaagcgtttgaggcaaatACTAGCAATAAAGATGTCTGATTTCGAtaaattatttgttgttgtggttaaCGCAATAATTCTAAATCACGTTGTCACGTGAACACGtgtcttgtatttacatttgcctcaaacgctttAAGGTCTGAACTGACACTCAGAATACGATAAATCCGATTTCctactttcctcgaatgcagcatttttcctCTGTGAAACGCCGCTCAccactcattgaaaagcattgcaCTTTCAATAGTTGTGATTTGATTTGTGAgcattattttgatttgaaaatatgCTAAAACaatgtttgactactataacaatatgccttctttgtatgctagtcacaggcaaaagcaataggCCGTGGAAATAAAACGTTGCATTGTGGGAAATAGCAGAAATACccagatgttcggaattgtcaattggtGGTTATCCACGCAAattaaaaaggggaaaaaagtgttttaagaaATTCAGAGTGCTATAGGCATAAATTACATGTTGATATTGTCGCTATTCTGGCTTGGTCCCTATTTCCCGCAAATAGCTGGGTCCGATGTATAAACGTAAATAAATAGGCCACAGTGAAGTGCCACACACAGTGCAATACAGTATaatggtgtacctaatgatatGTCCTGTCTTTTTGTGCTAGAAACCTTGACTGCTTTTGTAGTCGCTTGTGGTCTTCTTGCTTTCTCATGTAGTGTTCGCGTCCGCCTCGGTAACCCCCATGCCCAAGTTCGTGAGCTTCGAGAGCGACTTGCGCCGGTCACCCGCTGTGACGTCATGTCCCTCCTGCCGGGCCCAGGTGACCACCAGGGTGCGCTACCGAGCCGGAA of the Vanacampus margaritifer isolate UIUO_Vmar chromosome 7, RoL_Vmar_1.0, whole genome shotgun sequence genome contains:
- the LOC144054886 gene encoding lipopolysaccharide-induced tumor necrosis factor-alpha factor homolog isoform X1, whose protein sequence is MNRTPPQLVSMDSFSHRGNSFTTPPLYYSPDDKAGHQVRIYHIRSPLRYPSASSLFDFPTGGIRPTKSPSQVFASASVTPMPKFVSFESDLRRSPAVTSCPSCRAQVTTRVRYRAGTYAWTMCVLFVLCGLVLGCCLLPFLVNHFKDAHHCCPRCHRLLHVHRRRCYQ
- the LOC144054886 gene encoding lipopolysaccharide-induced tumor necrosis factor-alpha factor homolog isoform X2, translating into MDSFSHRGNSFTTPPLYYSPDDKAGHQVRIYHIRSPLRYPSASSLFDFPTGGIRPTKSPSQVFASASVTPMPKFVSFESDLRRSPAVTSCPSCRAQVTTRVRYRAGTYAWTMCVLFVLCGLVLGCCLLPFLVNHFKDAHHCCPRCHRLLHVHRRRCYQ